In the bacterium genome, one interval contains:
- a CDS encoding insulinase family protein, with amino-acid sequence MVGALLAAGQAVARPYGERVTETTLDNGLKLILLEDHKAPVVVFQLYYRVGSRNERLGYTGLSHILEHITFKGTETVAPEEYSKIIQRNGGRTNAFTSQDNTTYFAMLASDRVGVVIDLEADRLAHLKVTDEQFLPERDVIMEERRLRIENDPVAELFEQLASTAYAAHPYQFPIIGWSSDIAQATLADVLAYHRTFYMPNNAFVVAVGDFDSAALTAKIREAFSPIERGPLPPNVRAIEPAQHGARRVELERPAQLPFVAMAHHVPNLLSPDAAALEVLSAILAGGDSARLHDELVYRSRLARSVGVSYDYTAIDPGLFTVYAQPLPGRTAAQSEAALTREIERIRRQAPSARELEKAKNGIESSFVFAQDSLFYQGMLLGEYELSGTWRRIDDYLPGVRAVTAEDVRRVAQTYLSPTNRTTAVLIPNPPIEGPAGGTPPSPAGID; translated from the coding sequence ATGGTGGGCGCGCTGCTGGCGGCGGGGCAGGCCGTGGCGCGCCCCTACGGCGAGCGGGTCACCGAGACGACGCTCGACAATGGCCTCAAGCTCATCCTGCTCGAGGACCACAAGGCGCCGGTGGTCGTCTTCCAGCTCTACTACCGCGTCGGCTCGCGCAACGAACGCCTCGGCTACACCGGCCTCTCTCACATCCTCGAGCACATCACCTTCAAGGGCACCGAGACGGTGGCGCCGGAGGAGTACAGCAAGATCATCCAGCGCAACGGCGGCCGCACCAACGCCTTCACCTCGCAGGACAACACGACCTACTTCGCGATGCTGGCCAGCGACCGGGTCGGCGTCGTCATCGATCTCGAGGCCGACCGCCTCGCGCACCTCAAGGTGACCGACGAGCAGTTCCTACCCGAGCGCGACGTGATCATGGAGGAACGCCGACTGCGCATCGAGAACGATCCCGTCGCCGAGCTCTTCGAACAGCTCGCCTCGACCGCCTACGCCGCGCATCCGTACCAGTTCCCGATCATCGGCTGGTCGTCCGACATCGCGCAGGCGACGCTCGCCGACGTGCTGGCGTATCACCGGACGTTCTACATGCCGAACAACGCCTTCGTCGTCGCCGTCGGCGACTTCGACAGCGCCGCCCTGACGGCGAAGATCCGCGAGGCCTTCTCGCCCATCGAGCGCGGTCCCCTGCCGCCGAACGTGCGCGCCATCGAGCCGGCGCAACACGGTGCCCGCCGCGTCGAGCTCGAGCGGCCGGCGCAACTGCCGTTCGTCGCCATGGCCCACCACGTGCCAAACCTGCTGAGCCCCGACGCGGCGGCGCTCGAGGTGCTGTCGGCCATCCTCGCCGGCGGCGACAGCGCTCGCCTGCACGACGAGCTCGTCTACCGCAGCCGCCTCGCGCGCTCGGTCGGCGTCAGCTACGACTACACCGCGATCGATCCCGGCCTCTTCACCGTCTACGCGCAGCCGCTGCCCGGGCGCACCGCGGCGCAATCGGAGGCGGCGCTGACGCGCGAGATCGAGCGCATCCGCCGCCAGGCGCCGAGCGCCCGCGAGCTCGAGAAGGCGAAGAACGGCATCGAGTCGAGCTTCGTCTTCGCCCAGGACTCGCTGTTCTACCAGGGCATGCTGTTGGGCGAGTACGAGCTCTCCGGCACCTGGCGGCGCATCGACGACTACCTGCCCGGCGTCCGCGCCGTCACGGCCGAGGACGTGCGCCGCGTCGCCCAGACGTACCTGAGCCCGACCAACCGCACCACCGCGGTGCTCATCCCCAACCCGCCGATCGAGGGGCCGGCCGGCGGCACGCCGCCGTCGCCGGCCGGCATCGACTGA
- a CDS encoding tetratricopeptide repeat protein: MAARARPRDARQRPARGATGPAARDRRRWLAPGVVALAALLTYAPSLDNGFVWDDMVIVERQLVVFDSLGDVLAPPRDIPQFSPDYYRPLTIATYLVDRAVGGERPFVFHLSVVLAHAAASLLVWMLAAQLLGAAPGAAIGALAAGLLFAVHPVHSESVAWAAGRSDVLTTAFLLAALIAHGAAWRWHGAVTGLAAFASLAAKEAGVALYPLVLLRVILLRDLLVRPLPRRAADWLRDYAGLALAGVAYVLLRRHALGELIGTAPTIAPAHRSPLEIAAAVGTYVGKLLWPWPLNAYIDHLPLTPWAFAAGLALLAALAAAAWLWRTRGDGVPLFGLLWIVLTLVPSLAILWKIPDAPLAERYLYLPSAGFCLLIGDLVARGWRRLSSPAARRAAFAAGGVVLLLAAVGSALRCRVWHDDIALWEDTEGKSQVSGMAARNLGTAYQQAGRAAEARAAFARALARRNDARGLQTIHNNLGTLAMMDGDYPAAQRAYEQALAAAPDAPDTLFNLGLAILHGGDATPDAARLALPRLQRARELNPHDADIEAGLGQLYLILGERPRACEHLRRAEQLRPSERTAAGIRQLRAQCD, encoded by the coding sequence ATGGCCGCCCGAGCCCGCCCGCGCGACGCGCGTCAGCGGCCCGCGCGCGGCGCCACCGGGCCAGCCGCGCGCGACCGCCGGCGCTGGCTGGCGCCCGGCGTCGTGGCGCTGGCGGCGCTGCTCACCTACGCGCCCAGCCTCGACAACGGCTTCGTCTGGGACGACATGGTGATCGTCGAGCGCCAGCTCGTGGTCTTCGACAGCCTCGGCGACGTGCTCGCGCCGCCGCGCGACATTCCGCAGTTCAGCCCGGACTACTATCGCCCGCTCACCATCGCGACCTATCTCGTCGACCGCGCCGTCGGCGGCGAGCGGCCGTTCGTCTTCCATCTCTCGGTGGTGCTCGCCCACGCCGCCGCCTCGCTGCTGGTGTGGATGCTGGCGGCGCAACTGCTCGGCGCCGCGCCGGGGGCCGCCATCGGCGCTCTGGCGGCCGGCCTGCTCTTCGCGGTGCACCCGGTGCACAGCGAGTCGGTCGCCTGGGCGGCCGGCCGCTCCGACGTGCTGACCACGGCGTTCCTGCTGGCGGCGCTGATCGCCCACGGCGCGGCCTGGCGCTGGCACGGCGCCGTCACCGGCCTCGCCGCCTTCGCCTCGCTCGCCGCCAAGGAGGCCGGCGTCGCCCTCTATCCGCTGGTGCTGCTGCGCGTGATCCTGCTGCGCGACCTGCTGGTCCGCCCGCTGCCGCGCCGCGCGGCCGACTGGCTGCGCGACTACGCGGGTCTCGCCCTGGCGGGCGTCGCCTACGTGTTGCTGCGCCGCCACGCGCTCGGTGAGCTCATCGGCACGGCGCCGACGATCGCGCCGGCGCACCGCTCGCCGCTGGAGATCGCCGCCGCCGTCGGCACCTACGTCGGCAAGCTGCTGTGGCCGTGGCCGCTCAACGCCTACATCGATCACCTGCCGCTGACCCCATGGGCCTTTGCCGCCGGCCTGGCGCTGCTGGCGGCGCTCGCCGCCGCCGCCTGGCTCTGGCGAACGCGCGGCGACGGCGTGCCGCTGTTCGGGCTGCTGTGGATCGTGCTGACCCTGGTGCCGTCGCTGGCGATCCTGTGGAAGATCCCCGACGCGCCGCTCGCCGAGCGCTACCTCTACCTGCCGTCGGCGGGCTTCTGCCTGCTGATCGGCGATCTGGTGGCGCGCGGATGGCGCCGACTGTCCTCGCCGGCGGCGCGCCGCGCCGCCTTCGCGGCCGGCGGCGTCGTGTTGCTGCTCGCCGCCGTCGGGTCGGCGCTGCGCTGCCGCGTCTGGCACGACGACATCGCGCTGTGGGAGGACACCGAAGGCAAGAGCCAGGTTTCGGGCATGGCGGCGCGCAATCTCGGCACCGCCTACCAGCAGGCCGGCCGCGCCGCCGAGGCGCGGGCCGCGTTCGCCCGCGCCCTGGCACGCCGCAACGACGCCCGCGGCCTGCAGACGATCCACAACAACCTCGGCACGCTGGCGATGATGGACGGCGATTACCCGGCCGCGCAGCGCGCCTACGAGCAGGCGCTGGCCGCCGCGCCGGACGCTCCGGACACGCTGTTCAACCTCGGGCTGGCCATCCTGCACGGCGGCGACGCGACGCCCGATGCCGCCCGCCTGGCACTGCCCCGGCTGCAGCGCGCCCGCGAGCTCAACCCGCACGACGCCGACATCGAGGCCGGGCTGGGACAGCTCTATCTGATCCTCGGCGAGCGCCCCCGGGCGTGCGAGCATCTGCGCCGCGCCGAGCAACTGCGGCCGTCCGAGCGCACCGCCGCCGGCATTCGACAACTGCGCGCCCAATGCGACTAG
- a CDS encoding alpha/beta hydrolase: MTEFRRGEVRANGLRFATLEAGDGPLVLCLHGFPDHARSFRHQLPALAAAGFRAVAPYMRGYAPSDVPADGPYQSAALAEDAAAMIEALGHQRAAVFGHDWGAVAAYGAAILAPQRVARLVTAAVPHGPALGTAFLTSYAQQRRSWYMFFFQTPLADMAVAHDDFAFLEHLWSDWSPGWAWPAAEMAALKDTFRQPGVLAAALGYYRHTFNPLLQRPELAEAQGRTQLEPVTMPTLYLHGARDGCIGVELAAGMEALFPAGLETVIVPDAGHFVHQEAPDLVNARLLEFLAPLR; the protein is encoded by the coding sequence ATGACCGAATTCCGCCGTGGCGAGGTGCGGGCCAACGGGTTGCGCTTCGCGACGCTCGAGGCTGGCGACGGGCCGCTGGTGCTCTGTCTGCACGGGTTTCCCGATCATGCGCGATCGTTCCGGCATCAGCTCCCGGCGCTGGCGGCGGCGGGGTTCCGCGCCGTCGCGCCGTACATGCGCGGCTATGCGCCGAGCGACGTGCCCGCCGACGGTCCCTACCAGAGCGCGGCGCTGGCGGAGGACGCGGCGGCGATGATCGAGGCGTTGGGCCACCAGCGAGCGGCGGTGTTCGGGCACGACTGGGGCGCCGTCGCCGCCTACGGCGCGGCGATCCTGGCCCCGCAGCGCGTCGCGCGACTGGTGACCGCGGCGGTGCCGCACGGGCCGGCGCTGGGCACCGCCTTCCTCACCAGCTACGCGCAGCAGCGCCGTTCCTGGTACATGTTCTTCTTCCAGACGCCGCTCGCCGACATGGCGGTGGCGCACGACGACTTCGCCTTTCTCGAGCACCTGTGGAGCGATTGGTCGCCAGGCTGGGCGTGGCCGGCGGCCGAGATGGCGGCATTGAAGGACACCTTCCGCCAGCCCGGCGTGCTCGCGGCAGCGCTCGGCTACTACCGCCATACGTTCAACCCGCTGCTGCAACGCCCAGAGCTGGCCGAGGCGCAAGGGCGCACGCAATTGGAACCGGTGACCATGCCAACGCTCTACCTGCACGGCGCGCGCGACGGCTGCATCGGGGTCGAGCTCGCCGCCGGCATGGAGGCGCTCTTCCCCGCCGGTCTGGAGACGGTGATCGTGCCCGACGCCGGTCACTTCGTGCACCAGGAAGCGCCCGACCTGGTGAACGCGCGTCTGTTGGAGTTTCTCGCCCCCCTTCGCTAA
- a CDS encoding glycoside hydrolase family 31 protein, translated as MRRVALLPLLCVLLAACGEEGGDGRGATATPTAVPTPTRGPTLGPVLLIAGETSLALHAAAATLVITRDPFQLAFRDRLGDHLAAQVPGRLRVQSGGADCAVSALGAFRFDPASGRFDAEVETGCGTGTLAVEWPSERAARVIFAPPADASPQALADTWALEPGERIYGLSERLTDSRPLNGVPGILQVDEINPREVGSLDRRGEKIDMLVQGTVGIYAPFYQSSAGYGLYVEGTAVGAYDVGAGDPDALDFTFAAGTTPASRTLRYVLFAGTPAQILDAYTGLTGRPFIPPEWAFRHWRWRDEAAIGTPAVVDGEAMNAQVAEDLTMYEALDIPSGVYMIDRPWAGGAFGFDDFQWDPQRFPNPEGMLRVLRDRGYRVAVWSAALASGTAPGSNGAEARASGYLAPGLEPWPDTPDAQVLDITNPAARAWWSQKHLDFLRRWDISAIKLDRGEEYVTQQPTDVFADGRSGVEVRNDFVTLNLRLYHDILQAARGDGDFVVKARSAYAGAQRWGIVWGGDSPGSRAFGAGPGTDLGLRAAIIQQQRAAFLGFPFWGSDTGGYYQFKQRDVFARWLQFSAFCALMEIGGHEAHAPWDMPTEPRYDDEMIAIYRRYVRLHHDLIPYTMRQAETAARSGLPIARPLVFAWPDDAAVADRWDEYLFGEDLLVAPVWQNGARRRDIYLPAGRWEDFWDATRTFDGPQTITVDAPLDVIPVFVRADAVVEGRP; from the coding sequence ATGCGCCGCGTCGCTCTGCTGCCGCTTCTCTGCGTCCTCCTCGCCGCCTGCGGCGAGGAGGGAGGGGACGGCCGGGGCGCGACCGCGACGCCAACCGCCGTCCCCACGCCGACGCGCGGCCCCACGCTGGGCCCGGTGCTGCTGATCGCTGGCGAAACCTCGCTCGCGCTGCACGCCGCCGCGGCGACCCTGGTCATCACCCGCGATCCCTTCCAACTCGCCTTCCGCGATCGCCTCGGCGACCACCTCGCCGCGCAGGTGCCGGGCCGACTGCGCGTCCAGAGCGGCGGCGCCGACTGTGCCGTCAGCGCGCTCGGCGCGTTCCGTTTCGATCCCGCGTCCGGCCGTTTCGATGCCGAGGTGGAGACCGGCTGCGGCACCGGGACGCTGGCCGTCGAGTGGCCGAGCGAGCGCGCCGCGCGGGTGATCTTCGCGCCGCCGGCGGACGCGTCACCGCAGGCGCTCGCCGACACCTGGGCCCTCGAGCCGGGCGAACGGATCTACGGGCTCAGCGAGCGGCTCACCGACTCGCGTCCGCTCAACGGCGTGCCCGGTATCCTCCAGGTTGACGAGATCAATCCGCGCGAGGTGGGCTCCCTCGATCGCCGCGGCGAGAAGATCGACATGCTCGTGCAGGGGACCGTCGGCATCTACGCCCCGTTCTACCAGAGCTCGGCGGGCTACGGGCTGTACGTCGAAGGCACCGCGGTCGGCGCCTACGACGTCGGCGCCGGCGATCCCGACGCGCTCGACTTCACGTTCGCCGCCGGCACCACGCCGGCCAGCCGCACCCTGCGCTACGTCCTCTTCGCCGGCACGCCGGCGCAGATTCTCGATGCCTACACCGGCCTCACCGGCCGTCCCTTCATCCCCCCGGAGTGGGCCTTCCGGCACTGGCGCTGGCGCGACGAGGCGGCGATCGGGACACCGGCGGTGGTCGACGGCGAGGCGATGAATGCCCAGGTGGCCGAGGACCTCACGATGTACGAGGCGCTCGACATACCATCCGGCGTCTACATGATCGACCGTCCGTGGGCCGGCGGCGCCTTCGGGTTCGACGACTTCCAATGGGATCCGCAGCGCTTCCCCAATCCCGAGGGGATGCTGCGCGTCCTGCGCGACCGCGGCTACCGGGTCGCGGTGTGGAGCGCCGCGCTCGCCTCCGGCACCGCGCCGGGCAGCAACGGCGCCGAGGCGCGCGCCAGCGGCTATCTCGCGCCCGGGCTCGAACCCTGGCCCGACACGCCCGACGCCCAGGTGCTCGACATCACCAATCCCGCGGCGCGCGCCTGGTGGAGCCAGAAGCACCTCGACTTCCTCCGCCGCTGGGACATCTCGGCGATCAAGCTCGACCGCGGCGAGGAGTACGTCACCCAGCAGCCGACCGACGTCTTCGCCGACGGCCGCAGCGGGGTCGAGGTGCGCAACGACTTCGTGACGCTCAACCTCCGCCTGTACCACGACATCCTGCAGGCGGCGCGCGGCGACGGCGACTTCGTGGTGAAGGCGCGCTCCGCCTATGCCGGCGCCCAACGGTGGGGCATCGTCTGGGGCGGCGACTCGCCCGGCAGCCGGGCCTTCGGCGCCGGTCCCGGCACCGACCTCGGCCTGCGCGCCGCGATCATCCAACAGCAACGCGCCGCCTTCCTCGGCTTCCCCTTCTGGGGCTCCGACACCGGCGGCTACTATCAGTTCAAGCAGCGCGACGTGTTCGCCCGCTGGCTCCAGTTCAGCGCCTTCTGCGCCCTGATGGAGATCGGCGGCCACGAGGCGCACGCGCCGTGGGACATGCCGACCGAGCCGCGCTACGATGACGAGATGATCGCCATCTACCGCCGCTACGTCCGGCTGCACCACGACCTGATTCCGTACACGATGCGGCAGGCGGAGACGGCGGCGCGCAGCGGCCTGCCGATCGCGCGGCCGCTGGTGTTCGCCTGGCCCGACGATGCGGCGGTGGCCGACCGCTGGGACGAGTACCTGTTCGGCGAGGACCTGCTGGTCGCGCCGGTATGGCAGAACGGGGCGCGCCGCCGCGACATCTACCTGCCGGCGGGGCGGTGGGAGGATTTCTGGGACGCGACGCGCACGTTCGACGGCCCGCAGACGATCACCGTCGACGCGCCGCTCGACGTGATCCCCGTGTTCGTGCGCGCCGACGCCGTGGTGGAGGGACGACCGTGA
- the rplQ gene encoding 50S ribosomal protein L17, translating into MRHLNAGRKLNRSSSHRRALLRNLVTSLLQHEHLQTTDAKAKEMRRWVDRMITLGKRNTVHARRQAAAFVRGRDIVKKLFDEIAPRFASRPGGYTRITKLGNRHGDAAPISLIELVERSDRARSEAEKKRERRRRMQQKKEEAAAKAALPPA; encoded by the coding sequence ATGCGACACCTGAACGCCGGACGTAAGCTCAATCGCAGCAGCTCGCACCGTCGCGCCCTGCTGCGCAACTTGGTCACGTCGCTGCTCCAGCACGAACACCTGCAGACGACCGACGCCAAGGCGAAGGAAATGCGCCGGTGGGTGGATCGCATGATCACGCTCGGCAAGCGCAACACCGTGCATGCCCGCCGCCAGGCGGCGGCCTTCGTGCGCGGTCGCGACATCGTCAAGAAGCTGTTCGACGAGATCGCTCCCCGCTTTGCCAGCCGGCCGGGCGGCTATACCCGCATCACCAAGCTCGGCAACCGCCACGGCGACGCGGCGCCGATCTCGCTCATCGAGCTCGTCGAACGCAGCGATCGCGCCCGCAGCGAGGCCGAGAAGAAGCGCGAACGCCGCCGCCGCATGCAGCAGAAGAAGGAAGAGGCCGCGGCGAAGGCAGCCCTGCCGCCCGCGTGA
- a CDS encoding thiolase family protein, whose product MSAEREAVLAGYVRTPFGKADPQRGWFRHVRSDDLATIVLQEILRRTGVPAGEVDGVILGAVEMMGEQAHPGTAIPFLAGFPPHVTGLSVERACTTAMMSVHVAAMSVQCGLGAVYIAGGLDSMTHFRIPTIKDGMDMDAIIKEGGHMLATMNPNPKMMARINPIELNGGQGAELLCDRYGITRRDLDEWALLSHRRAVAAQQSGRFADEIVPVEGMTAEGEARMIDRDQGPRADTTLEKIAGLMPVYRADGRITAAAASGQADGAAVCMVMSRAEAQRRGIAPLASIHTIATGACDPRDLIYSAIPATHRAFERSGLHMRDMEVVEINEAFACAPIALMREFAMAAEDAGKINVNGGACALGHPVGASGARLVGTLALEMRRRQARYGLATICGGMGQGAATILERA is encoded by the coding sequence ATGAGCGCTGAACGCGAAGCGGTGCTGGCCGGGTACGTCCGCACGCCCTTCGGCAAGGCGGACCCCCAGCGGGGGTGGTTTCGCCACGTCCGCTCGGACGACCTGGCAACCATCGTGCTGCAGGAGATCCTGCGCCGCACCGGCGTGCCGGCGGGCGAGGTGGACGGCGTCATCCTCGGCGCGGTCGAGATGATGGGCGAGCAGGCGCACCCGGGGACGGCGATTCCCTTCCTCGCGGGATTCCCGCCGCACGTCACCGGACTGAGCGTCGAGCGCGCCTGCACGACGGCGATGATGTCGGTGCACGTCGCGGCGATGAGCGTGCAGTGCGGCCTCGGCGCGGTCTACATCGCCGGCGGCCTCGACAGCATGACCCACTTCCGCATCCCGACCATCAAGGACGGGATGGACATGGACGCCATCATCAAGGAGGGCGGCCACATGCTGGCCACCATGAACCCGAATCCGAAGATGATGGCGCGCATCAACCCCATCGAGCTCAACGGCGGCCAGGGCGCCGAGCTCCTGTGCGACCGCTACGGCATCACCCGCCGCGACCTCGACGAGTGGGCGCTGCTCAGCCACCGGCGCGCCGTCGCGGCGCAGCAGAGCGGGCGATTCGCGGACGAGATCGTGCCAGTGGAGGGGATGACCGCGGAGGGCGAGGCGCGGATGATTGACCGCGACCAGGGGCCGCGCGCCGACACGACGCTGGAGAAGATCGCCGGCCTGATGCCGGTCTACCGCGCCGACGGCCGCATCACCGCCGCCGCCGCGTCGGGCCAGGCCGACGGCGCCGCGGTGTGCATGGTGATGTCGCGCGCCGAGGCGCAGCGGCGCGGCATCGCGCCGCTGGCGTCGATCCACACCATCGCCACCGGCGCCTGCGACCCGCGCGATCTGATCTACTCGGCGATTCCGGCGACCCACCGAGCGTTCGAGCGCTCCGGGCTGCACATGCGCGACATGGAGGTGGTGGAGATCAACGAGGCCTTCGCCTGTGCGCCGATCGCGCTGATGCGCGAATTCGCGATGGCGGCGGAGGATGCCGGGAAGATCAACGTCAATGGCGGCGCTTGCGCCCTCGGCCATCCGGTGGGCGCCTCTGGCGCCCGCCTGGTCGGCACGCTGGCGCTGGAGATGCGCCGCCGCCAGGCGCGCTACGGGCTCGCCACCATCTGCGGCGGCATGGGCCAGGGCGCGGCGACGATCCTGGAGCGAGCCTGA
- a CDS encoding insulinase family protein produces the protein MAPPTAPDRDSDTRRARRRRVLAIVACVAALGAPLPATALGPQVTQETLANGATLLVSEQRNLPLVLIRVVLDAGSRRDPIGRGGLAHLTASLVTEGTARRSAQQIKDQIDFIGASLDADAEQDYAVLSLQVLRKDLDVGLDLFADVLLHPSFANDELARQRDATLATLRSQEDDPTTVAQKAFQRRLFGDTPYGHPVEGSTESVPTISRGDVQQFYAAYYRPASAAVVVVGDIAVDEARAALLRVLGSWDGSPPAPFVYPPFTPPAAETIRIDRPVTQAGIVLGHLGVARDNPDYETIAVMNYILGGGGFSSRLMNSIRTEAGLAYSVGSFFAAGKSPGPFEIVMQTKNASVADAVARARQQVEQIRASPVSDGELQEAKRYLTGSYPLRLDSNAKIADFIAQTWFYGLGPNYADVYIARVNAVTGDDVQRVARQYLNPDGFIEVVVTAGERGTAPAPDAHHPAAP, from the coding sequence ATGGCGCCGCCGACCGCCCCCGATCGCGACTCGGACACCCGCCGCGCCAGGCGGCGCCGCGTCCTGGCGATCGTCGCCTGCGTCGCGGCGCTCGGCGCCCCACTCCCCGCCACCGCGCTCGGCCCGCAGGTGACGCAGGAGACGCTCGCCAACGGCGCCACCCTCCTGGTGTCCGAGCAGCGCAATCTGCCGCTGGTGCTCATCCGCGTCGTGCTCGACGCCGGCTCGCGGCGCGATCCGATCGGTCGAGGCGGCCTCGCCCACCTCACCGCGAGCCTGGTGACCGAAGGCACGGCCCGCCGCAGCGCCCAGCAGATCAAGGACCAGATCGACTTCATCGGCGCGTCGCTGGACGCCGACGCCGAGCAGGACTACGCCGTGCTGTCGCTGCAGGTGCTGCGCAAGGACCTCGACGTCGGCCTCGATCTGTTCGCCGACGTGCTGCTCCACCCGTCGTTCGCCAACGACGAGCTCGCTCGCCAGCGCGACGCCACCCTGGCCACGCTCCGCAGCCAGGAGGACGATCCGACCACGGTGGCGCAGAAGGCCTTCCAGCGCCGCCTGTTCGGCGACACCCCGTACGGGCATCCGGTCGAGGGCAGCACCGAATCGGTGCCGACGATCAGCCGCGGCGACGTGCAGCAGTTCTACGCGGCCTACTACCGCCCCGCCAGCGCCGCCGTGGTGGTGGTCGGCGACATCGCCGTCGACGAGGCGCGGGCGGCGTTGCTGCGCGTGCTCGGGAGCTGGGACGGCAGCCCGCCGGCGCCGTTCGTCTACCCGCCGTTCACCCCGCCGGCGGCGGAGACGATCCGCATCGACCGCCCGGTCACCCAGGCCGGCATCGTGCTGGGGCATCTCGGGGTGGCGCGCGACAATCCGGACTACGAGACCATCGCGGTGATGAACTACATTCTCGGCGGCGGCGGCTTCTCCTCGCGGCTGATGAACAGCATCCGCACCGAAGCCGGCCTCGCCTACTCGGTCGGCAGCTTCTTCGCCGCCGGCAAGTCGCCGGGGCCGTTCGAGATCGTCATGCAGACCAAGAACGCGTCGGTCGCCGACGCCGTCGCGCGCGCCCGCCAGCAGGTGGAGCAGATCCGCGCCAGCCCGGTCAGCGACGGCGAGCTGCAGGAGGCCAAGCGCTACCTCACCGGCAGCTATCCGCTGCGCCTCGACAGCAACGCCAAGATCGCCGACTTCATCGCCCAGACCTGGTTCTACGGCCTGGGGCCCAACTACGCCGACGTCTACATCGCGCGCGTCAACGCCGTGACCGGGGATGACGTGCAGCGCGTCGCTCGCCAGTACCTGAACCCGGATGGCTTCATCGAGGTGGTCGTCACGGCGGGCGAGCGCGGGACGGCGCCGGCACCCGACGCGCATCACCCGGCCGCGCCCTGA